In Allomuricauda ruestringensis DSM 13258, the following proteins share a genomic window:
- a CDS encoding acyl-CoA thioesterase: MRAKTPSESRTVMTDLVLPSETNPLNNLFGGELLARMDRAASIAARRHSRRITVTASVNHVAFNRAVPLGSVVTVEAAVSRSFKTSMEIFIDVWIEDRFTGERTKANEAIYTFVAVDDTGKPTEVPPLKPETDLEKERYAAALRRKQLSLVLAGKMSPADATELKALFTS; encoded by the coding sequence ATGCGCGCTAAAACTCCTAGTGAATCCCGTACGGTAATGACCGATTTGGTGTTACCGAGCGAAACCAACCCCCTCAACAATCTTTTTGGTGGGGAACTCTTGGCCCGTATGGACCGAGCAGCCAGTATTGCTGCCCGTAGACACAGCCGTAGGATTACGGTGACCGCTTCGGTGAACCACGTGGCTTTTAACAGAGCTGTTCCGCTAGGTAGTGTGGTGACTGTGGAGGCGGCAGTCTCTAGGTCTTTTAAAACTTCTATGGAGATATTTATCGATGTTTGGATAGAAGACCGCTTTACTGGTGAGCGCACCAAGGCCAATGAGGCGATTTATACCTTTGTTGCGGTAGATGATACTGGAAAACCAACAGAAGTTCCGCCATTGAAGCCTGAAACGGATTTGGAAAAGGAACGCTATGCTGCCGCGCTTCGCCGAAAGCAGCTGAGTTTGGTACTTGCTGGCAAAATGAGTCCTGCGGATGCCACGGAACTTAAAGCGCTGTTTACTTCATAG
- a CDS encoding aldo/keto reductase — MKRITDLQGSFELHNGVQMPYFGLGVYQSEDGNEVINAVKTALNHGYRHIDTAAIYYNEEGVGTGIRKSNVDRKDVFLTSKVWNTDQGYDSTLKAFDASLERLGTDYLDLYLVHWPKGELSKETWKALEKLYKEKRVRAIGVSNFLRHHLEDLLTSVEIVPMVNQMEFHPYLVQQDLVDFCNSNGIQYQAWSPLMQGNIFDLDIMKDLTLKYNKTIAQIVLRWDLQKGVVTIPKSSKKERIVANSDLFNFELSEEDVQLLDGLDKGKRFGPDPDNFDF, encoded by the coding sequence ATGAAGAGAATAACAGATTTACAAGGCTCCTTTGAACTGCACAATGGGGTCCAGATGCCCTATTTTGGATTGGGGGTATATCAATCCGAAGACGGAAACGAAGTTATTAACGCTGTAAAAACTGCATTGAACCACGGCTACAGACATATTGATACCGCCGCCATTTACTACAATGAGGAGGGCGTTGGTACAGGAATCCGCAAAAGCAATGTGGACCGGAAGGACGTTTTTTTAACGAGCAAAGTCTGGAACACCGACCAAGGTTACGATTCCACCCTAAAAGCTTTTGATGCCAGTTTGGAACGTTTGGGCACGGATTATCTGGACCTGTACTTGGTGCATTGGCCCAAAGGAGAGCTGTCCAAGGAAACATGGAAGGCCCTTGAAAAATTATATAAGGAAAAACGAGTGAGGGCTATTGGTGTGAGCAACTTTTTGCGGCATCATCTGGAAGATTTATTGACCTCTGTGGAGATTGTCCCCATGGTGAATCAAATGGAGTTCCACCCCTATTTGGTACAACAGGATTTAGTGGATTTCTGCAATAGCAATGGCATTCAATACCAAGCTTGGTCGCCTTTGATGCAGGGAAATATCTTTGATCTGGATATTATGAAGGACCTGACTTTAAAATACAACAAGACGATTGCCCAGATTGTTTTGCGATGGGACCTTCAAAAAGGAGTGGTCACCATTCCAAAATCATCCAAAAAAGAGCGTATCGTTGCCAATTCCGACCTTTTCAATTTTGAACTTTCCGAAGAGGACGTGCAATTGCTTGATGGCTTGGACAAAGGCAAGCGGTTTGGCCCAGACCCCGATAATTTCGATTTCTAA